The following coding sequences lie in one Spea bombifrons isolate aSpeBom1 chromosome 5, aSpeBom1.2.pri, whole genome shotgun sequence genomic window:
- the CHRAC1 gene encoding chromatin accessibility complex protein 1, giving the protein MAASESRLVSLPLSRIRVIMKSSPDVSNINQDALILTTKATELFVKYLASYSYKNGTGKESNTLSYDDLSETAEESETFQFLSDILPKKILASEYLEMLKKEEEGVDDDEEEEEEEEEDDDDEEDDDEEEEVEEDDEEEEEKDDDNN; this is encoded by the exons ATGGCAGCGTCCGAGAGCCGTCTGGTGTCTCTTCCGCTTTCGCGTATTAGAGTCATTATGAAGAGCTCTCCTGATGTGTCTAATATTAACCAGGACGCGCTGATTCTGACCACGAAGGCTACG GAGCTGTTTGTCAAGTACCTGGCTTCGTATTCCTATAAGAACGGGACCGGTAAAGAGTCAAACACGCTGTCCTACGATGACTTGTCGGAGACCGCCGAGGAGTCTGAGACATTCCAGTTCCTGTCTG ATATACTGCCAAAGAAAATACTAGCCAGTGAATACCTGGAGATgttaaagaaagaagaggaaggtGTAGATGatgatgaggaggaggaggaggaagaagaagaagacgacgACGATGAGGAGGATGatgatgaggaggaggaggtggaagAAGatgacgaagaagaagaagaaaaagatgatGACAACAATTGA